The Euphorbia lathyris chromosome 3, ddEupLath1.1, whole genome shotgun sequence genome contains a region encoding:
- the LOC136223982 gene encoding 24-methylenesterol C-methyltransferase 2-like, which yields MDSFTLVFTLSSLSLGLYWFFCLLGSAEQKGKHASQLSGGSISAEKVQDKYDQYWSFFHSPKQIETIDKVPGFVDTFYNLVTDIYEWGWGQSFHFSPSIPGKSHRDATRLHEEFAVDQLKIKPGNRILDAGCGVGGPMRAIAAHSGANVVGITINEYQVSRARTHNKKAGLDKLCEVVCGNFLEMPFDDNSFDGAYSIEATCHAPKLQDVYGEIYRVLKPGSLYVSYEWVTTELYKSEDPNHVEIIQGIERGDALPGLRSYNDIAEIAKKVGFEVLNEKDLAKPPARPWWSRLKMGKIAYWRNHILVTVLAFLGIAPKGVVDVHEMLYHTAHYLTQGGETGIFTPMHMILCKKPDSSADL from the coding sequence atgGATTCCTTCACTCTCGTCTTCACTCTCTCTTCCCTTTCCTTGGGCCTTTACTGGTTCTTCTGCCTCCTGGGCTCCGCCGAACAGAAAGGCAAGCACGCCTCTCAACTTTCCGGCGGTTCAATCTCCGCCGAAAAAGTTCAGGACAAGTACGACCAGTACTGGTCCTTTTTCCATTCCCCTAAACAAATTGAAACCATCGACAAAGTCCCCGGTTTTGTCGATACCTTCTATAATCTCGTCACTGATATTTACGAGTGGGGTTGGGGTCAATCCTTCCATTTTTCTCCTTCAATTCCCGGAAAATCACACCGTGATGCAACTCGCCTTCACGAGGAATTCGCCGTCGATCAGCTCAAAATTAAACCCGGGAATCGAATTCTGGATGCAGGATGCGGAGTTGGAGGACCAATGCGCGCAATCGCTGCCCATTCCGGGGCAAATGTGGTCGGAATAACGATAAATGAATATCAGGTGAGTCGAGCCCGTACGCATAATAAGAAAGCTGGATTAGACAAACTCTGCGAGGTTGTTTGCGGCAATTTTTTAGAAATGCCTTTTGATGACAATAGTTTCGATGGGGCTTACTCAATTGAAGCTACTTGCCATGCCCCTAAGCTTCAAGATGTGTATGGTGAGATTTATCGGGTGTTAAAGCCTGGTTCTTTATATGTATCTTATGAATGGGTGACTACAGAATTGTATAAATCGGAAGATCCAAATCATGTGGAGATAATACAAGGGATTGAAAGAGGAGATGCATTGCCTGGGTTAAGGAGTTATAATGACATTGCTGAGATTGCAAAAAAAGTTGGGTTTGAGGTGTTGAATGAGAAGGATTTGGCAAAACCTCCAGCGAGACCATGGTGGTCGAGGTTGAAGATGGGGAAAATTGCGTATTGGAGGAATCACATTTTGGTTACAGTGCTTGCTTTTCTGGGAATTGCACCCAAAGGGGTTGTGGATGTTCATGAAATGCTTTATCATACAGCCCATTATTTAACTCAAGGAGGAGAAACTGGAATTTTCACTCCTATGCATATGATTTTGTGCAAGAAACCAGACTCTTCTGCTGATTTGTAG